In a genomic window of Suricata suricatta isolate VVHF042 chromosome 12, meerkat_22Aug2017_6uvM2_HiC, whole genome shotgun sequence:
- the RASSF1 gene encoding ras association domain-containing protein 1 isoform X1: protein MSTKPELIELRELEPVRRAGPGRTRLERANALRIAPGIARNPAGQLVAGRGHHFQPAGPATHTWCDLCGDFILGVVRKGLQCAHCKFTCHYRCRALICLDCCGPRDLGWESALERDTNVDEPVEWETPDLSQAETEQKIKEYNSQINSNLFMSLNKDGSYTGFIKVQLKLVRPVSVPSSKKPPSLQDAQRGPGRGTTVRRRTSFYLPKDAVKHLHVLSRTRAREVIEALLRKFLVVDDPRKFALFERAERHGQVYLRKLSDDEQPLRLRLLAGPSEKALSFVLKENDSGEVNWDAFSMPELHNFLRILQREEEEHLRQILQKYSYCRQKIQEALHACPLG from the exons ATGTCCACGAAACCTGAGCTCATTGAACTGAGAGAACTGGAACCCGTGCGGCGCGCGGGCCCGGGCCGCACCCGGCTGGAGCGCGCCAACGCGCTGCGCATCGCGCCGGGCATCGCGCGTAATCCTGCAGGGCAGCTGGTCGCGGGCCGCGGCCACCACTTCCAGCCCGCAGGGCCTGCCACGCACACGTGGTGCGACCTCTGCGGCGACTTCATCTTGGGCGTCGTGCGCAAGGGCCTGCAGTGCGCGC ATTGCAAGTTCACCTGCCACTACCGTTGCCGCGCGCTCATCTGCCTGGACTGCTGCGGGCCCCGGGACCTGGGCTGGGAATCTGCGCTGGAGCGGGACACCAATGTG GACGAGCCTGTGGAGTGGGAGACACCTGACCTTTCTCAGGCTGAGACTGAGCAGAAGATCAAGGAGTACAATAGCCAGATCAACAGCAACCTTTTCATGAGCCTG AACAAGGATGGCTCCTACACAGGCTTCATCAAGGTTCAACTGAAGCTGGTACGCCCTGTCTCGGTGCCCTCCAGCAAGAAGCCACCCTCCTTGCAGGATGCCCAGCGGGGCCCAGGACGCGGCACAACTGTGAGGCGCCGCACCTCCTTCTACCTGCCCAAGGATGCCGTCAAGCATCTGCATGTGTTGTCACGCACACGGGCACGCGAGGTCATTGAGGCCCTACTGCGCAAGTTCTTAGTGGTGGATGACCCCCGCAAGTTTGCACTCTTTGAGCGGGCTGAGCGCCATGGCCAAG TGTACCTCCGGAAGCTGTCAGATGATGAGCAACCCCTGCGGCTGCGGCTCCTTGCAGGGCCCAGCGAGAAGGCCCTCAGCTTTGTCCTCAAGGAGAATGACTCTGGGGAGGTAAAT TGGGATGCCTTTAGCATGCCTGAGCTACACAACTTCCTGCGCATCCTGCAGCGGGAGGAAGAGGAACACCTCCGCCAAATCCTGCAAAAGTACTCCTATTGCCGTCAGAAGATCCAGGAAGCCCTGCATGCCTGTCCCCTGGGGTGA
- the HYAL2 gene encoding hyaluronidase-2 isoform X1, producing the protein MWAGLGPAITLAVVLAAAWATQLKPTAPPIFTGRPFVVAWDVPTQDCGPRLKVPLDLKAFDVQASPNEGFVNQNITIFYHDRLGLYPRFSSVGRSVHGGVPQNGSLWAHLKMLQEHVEHYIRTQEPAGLAVIDWEAWRPVWVRNWQDKDIYRQSSRQLVAIRHPDWPSDRVVKQAQYEFEFAARQFMLETLRFVKAVRPRHLWGFYLFPDCYNHDYVHNRDTYTGRCPDVEVSRNDQLAWLWAESTALFPSVYLDETLKSSTHGRNFVSFRVQEALRVAHTHHPNHALPVYVFTRPTYSRKLTGLSEMDLISTIGESAALGAAGVILWGDAGYTTSTETCQYLKDYLTRLLVPYVVNVSWAAQYCSWAQCHGHGRCVRRDPSTNTYLHLSASSFRLVPNHVPGEPQLRPEGELSWADLNHMQTHFRCQCYLGWGGEQCQWDHTRAAGGASRAWAGSHLTGPLAVVVLALTWTS; encoded by the exons ATGTGGGCAGGCCTGGGCCCTGCCATCACACTGGCTGTGGTGTTGGCGGCGGCATGGGCCACCCAGCTCAAGCCCACAGCACCTCCCATCTTTACAGGCCGGCCTTTTGTGGTAGCATGGGACGTGCCCACACAAGATTGTGGCCCTCGCCTCAAGGTGCCACTGGACCTGAAGGCCTTTGATGTGCAGGCCTCACCTAATGAGGGTTTTGTAAACCAGAACATCACCATTTTCTACCATGACCGGCTGGGCTTGTATCCCCGCTTCAGTTCAGTGGGGAGGTCAGTGCACGGTGGCGTGCCACAGAATGGCAGCCTCTGGGCACATCTGAAGATGCTGCAGGAACACGTGGAGCACTACATTCGTACACAGGAGCCTGCAGGCCTGGCAGTTATTGACTGGGAGGCCTGGCGGCCTGTGTGGGTGCGCAACTGGCAGGACAAGGATATATACCGCCAATCATCACGCCAGTTGGTGGCTATTCGCCACCCTGACTGGCCATCAGATCGTGTGGTCAAGCAGGCGCAGTATGAGTTTGAATTCGCTGCACGACAGTTCATGCTGGAGACACTGCGCTTTGTCAAGGCTGTTCGGCCTCGGCACCTCTGGGGCTTCTACCTCTTCCCGGACTGTTACAACCATGATTATGTGCATAACCGGGACACCTATACAGGCCGCTGCCCTGACGTTGAGGTCTCCCGAAACGACCAGCTGGCCTGGCTGTGGGCAGAGAGCACAgccctcttcccctctgtctACCTGGACGAGACACTCAAGTCCTCCACCCACGGCCGCAACTTTGTCAGCTTCCGTGTTCAGGAGGCTCTTCGTGTGGCTCACACCCACCACCCCAACCATGCACTCCCGGTCTACGTCTTCACACGACCCACCTATAGCCGCAAGCTCACGGGGCTTAGTGAG ATGGATCTCATCTCCACCATTGGTGAGAGTGCAGCCCTGGGCGCGGCTGGTGTCATCCTCTGGGGCGACGCAGGCTATACCACCAGCACG GAGACCTGCCAGTACCTCAAGGATTACCTGACGAGGCTGCTGGTCCCCTACGTGGTCAACGTGTCCTGGGCTGCCCAGTACTGCAGCTGGGCCCAGTGCCATGGCCACGGGCGCTGTGTGCGTCGCGACCCCAGCACCAATACCTACCTGCACCTCAGTGCCAGCAGCTTCCGCTTGGTGCCTAACCACGTACCTGGTGAGCCACAGCTGCGACCAGAGGGGGAGCTCAGCTGGGCTGATCTCAACCACATGCAGACGCACTTTCGCTGCCAGTGCTACTTAGGCTGGGGCGGTGAGCAGTGCCAGTGGGACCACACACGGGCAGCTGGGGGTGCCAGTAGGGCCTGGGCTGGGTCCCACCTCACTGGCCCACTGGCTGTGGTAGTCCTGGCCCTCACCTGGACTTCATAG
- the ZMYND10 gene encoding zinc finger MYND domain-containing protein 10 isoform X3 — protein MSRRRRWNQQHENVEKLNMQAILDATTSQGEPIQELLVTHGKIPTLVVELITVEMWKQKVFPVLCRLEDFKPQNTFPIYMVVHHEASIINLLETVFFHKEVCESAEDTVLDLIDYCHRKLTLLVARTSHGGPPEEEESQHSTPMQELQKQAELMEFEIALKALSVLRYITDCVDSLSLSILNRMLSTHNLPCLLVELLEHSPWSKRKGGKLQRFEGGCWQTVGPSEQQKLSKLDGQVWIALYNLLLSHEARARYCLTSFAKEQLLKLRAFLTDTLLDQLPNLADLQGFLAHLALTETQPPKKDLVLEQIPEIWERLERENRGKWQAIAKHQLQHVFSPSEQDLRLQARRPSQAFLTTFPRWAETYRLDVLEAVAPERPRCAYCSAEASKRCSRCQNEWYCCRECQVKHWEKHGKACVLVAQGDRAK, from the exons ATCCCAACACTTGTGGTGGAGCTGATTACAGTGGAGATGTGGAAGCAGAAGGTGTTCCCTGTGCTGTGCAGGCTGGAGGACTTCAAGCCCCAGAACACTTTTCCCATATACATGGTG GTACACCACGAGGCCTCTATCATCAACCTTCTGGAGACAGTATTCTTCCACAAG gAGGTGTGTGAGTCAGCAGAGGACACTGTCTTGGACTTGATAGATTACTGCCACCGAAAACTGACTCTACTGGTGGCCCGGACTAGCCATGGTGGCCCTCCTGAGGAGGAGGAGTCCCAGCACAGCACCCCCATGCAG GAGCTGCAGAAGCAGGCAGAACTGATGGAGTTTGAGATTGCACTGAAGGCCCTCTCGGTGTTGCGCTACATTACAGACTGTGTGGACAG CCTTTCCTTGAGCATCTTGAACCGCATGCTCAGTACCCACAACTTGCCCTGCCTCCTGGTTGAACTGCTGGAGCACAGCCCCTGGAGCAAGCGGAAAGGAG GCAAGCTGCAGCGATTTGAGGGTGGCTGTTGGCAGACAGTGGGCCCCTCAGAGCAGCAAAAGCTGAGCAAGTTGGATGGGCAGGTATGGATTGCCCTGTACAACCTGCTACTAAGCCACGAAGCCCGGGCCCGCTACTGCCTCACCAGCTTTGCCAAGGAACAGCTACTCAAG CTTCGGGCCTTCCTCACAGACACACTGCTTGACCAGCTGCCCAACCTGGCAGACCTGCAAGGCTTCCTGGCCCACCTGGCCCTGACTGAAACTCAGCCCCCTAAGAAGGACCTGGTGTTGGAACAG ATCCCAGAAATCTGGGAGCGgctagaaagagagaacagaggcaAGTGGCAGGCTATTGCCAAACACCAGCTGCAGCATGTATTCAGCCCCTCAGAGCAAGACCTGCGGCTGCAGGCCCGAAG GCCCAGCCAGGCTTTCCTGACCACTTTTCCTAGATGGGCTGAGACCTACAGGCTGGACGTGCTAGAGGCAGTAGCTCCAGAGCGGCCCCGCTGTGCCTACTGCAGTGCAGAGGCCTCCAAACGCTGCTCACGATGCCAGAATGAATGGTATTGCTGCAG GGAGTGCCAAGTCAAGCACTGGGAGAAGCATGGAAAAGCTTGCGTCTTGGTAGCCCAAGGTGACAGAGCCAAGTGA
- the TUSC2 gene encoding tumor suppressor candidate 2, translating to MGASGSKARGLWPFASAAGGGGPESAAAEQALVRPRGRVVPPFVFTRRGSMFYDEDGDLAHEFYEETIVTKNGQKRAKLRRVHKNLIPQGIVKLDPPRIHVDFPVILYEV from the exons ATGGGCGCCAGTGGCTCCAAAGCTCGGGGCCTGTGGCCCTTCGCCTCTGCGGCGGGGGGCGGCGGCCCGGAGTCAGCAGCCGCTGAGCAAGCTTTGGTGCGGCCGCGAGGCCGAGTCGTGCCCCCCTTCGTATTCACGCGCCGCGG cTCCATGTTCTATGATGAGGATGGGGATCTGGCTCATGAGTTCTACGAGGAGACAATCGTCACCAAGAATGGGCAGAAGCGGGCCAAGCTGAGGCGGGTACATAAGAACCTGATTCCTCAG GGCATCGTGAAGCTGGATCCTCCCCGCATCCACGTGGATTTTCCTGTGATCCTCTATGAGGTGTGA
- the RASSF1 gene encoding ras association domain-containing protein 1 isoform X3: protein MGEADAGTPSFEMTWSSTTSSGYCSQEDSDSELEQYFTARTSLARRPRRDQDEPVEWETPDLSQAETEQKIKEYNSQINSNLFMSLNKDGSYTGFIKVQLKLVRPVSVPSSKKPPSLQDAQRGPGRGTTVRRRTSFYLPKDAVKHLHVLSRTRAREVIEALLRKFLVVDDPRKFALFERAERHGQVYLRKLSDDEQPLRLRLLAGPSEKALSFVLKENDSGEVNWDAFSMPELHNFLRILQREEEEHLRQILQKYSYCRQKIQEALHACPLG from the exons ATGGGCGAGGCGGATGCAGGGACGCCTTCTTTCGAGATGACCTGGAGCAGCACGACAAGCAGTGGCTACTGCAGCCAGGAGGACTCAGACTCGGAGCTCGAGCAGTACTTCACGGCGCGTACCTCGCTGGCACGCAGGCCGCGTCGGGACCAG GACGAGCCTGTGGAGTGGGAGACACCTGACCTTTCTCAGGCTGAGACTGAGCAGAAGATCAAGGAGTACAATAGCCAGATCAACAGCAACCTTTTCATGAGCCTG AACAAGGATGGCTCCTACACAGGCTTCATCAAGGTTCAACTGAAGCTGGTACGCCCTGTCTCGGTGCCCTCCAGCAAGAAGCCACCCTCCTTGCAGGATGCCCAGCGGGGCCCAGGACGCGGCACAACTGTGAGGCGCCGCACCTCCTTCTACCTGCCCAAGGATGCCGTCAAGCATCTGCATGTGTTGTCACGCACACGGGCACGCGAGGTCATTGAGGCCCTACTGCGCAAGTTCTTAGTGGTGGATGACCCCCGCAAGTTTGCACTCTTTGAGCGGGCTGAGCGCCATGGCCAAG TGTACCTCCGGAAGCTGTCAGATGATGAGCAACCCCTGCGGCTGCGGCTCCTTGCAGGGCCCAGCGAGAAGGCCCTCAGCTTTGTCCTCAAGGAGAATGACTCTGGGGAGGTAAAT TGGGATGCCTTTAGCATGCCTGAGCTACACAACTTCCTGCGCATCCTGCAGCGGGAGGAAGAGGAACACCTCCGCCAAATCCTGCAAAAGTACTCCTATTGCCGTCAGAAGATCCAGGAAGCCCTGCATGCCTGTCCCCTGGGGTGA
- the HYAL2 gene encoding hyaluronidase-2 isoform X2: MWAGLGPAITLAVVLAAAWATQLKPTAPPIFTGRPFVVAWDVPTQDCGPRLKVPLDLKAFDVQASPNEGFVNQNITIFYHDRLGLYPRFSSVGRSVHGGVPQNGSLWAHLKMLQEHVEHYIRTQEPAGLAVIDWEAWRPVWVRNWQDKDIYRQSSRQLVAIRHPDWPSDRVVKQAQYEFEFAARQFMLETLRFVKAVRPRHLWGFYLFPDCYNHDYVHNRDTYTGRCPDVEVSRNDQLAWLWAESTALFPSVYLDETLKSSTHGRNFVSFRVQEALRVAHTHHPNHALPVYVFTRPTYSRKLTGLSEMDLISTIGESAALGAAGVILWGDAGYTTSTETCQYLKDYLTRLLVPYVVNVSWAAQYCSWAQCHGHGRCVRRDPSTNTYLHLSASSFRLVPNHVPGKGVSSSPCSEGQWTPATQPSPHLGHSPLLGFGI, translated from the exons ATGTGGGCAGGCCTGGGCCCTGCCATCACACTGGCTGTGGTGTTGGCGGCGGCATGGGCCACCCAGCTCAAGCCCACAGCACCTCCCATCTTTACAGGCCGGCCTTTTGTGGTAGCATGGGACGTGCCCACACAAGATTGTGGCCCTCGCCTCAAGGTGCCACTGGACCTGAAGGCCTTTGATGTGCAGGCCTCACCTAATGAGGGTTTTGTAAACCAGAACATCACCATTTTCTACCATGACCGGCTGGGCTTGTATCCCCGCTTCAGTTCAGTGGGGAGGTCAGTGCACGGTGGCGTGCCACAGAATGGCAGCCTCTGGGCACATCTGAAGATGCTGCAGGAACACGTGGAGCACTACATTCGTACACAGGAGCCTGCAGGCCTGGCAGTTATTGACTGGGAGGCCTGGCGGCCTGTGTGGGTGCGCAACTGGCAGGACAAGGATATATACCGCCAATCATCACGCCAGTTGGTGGCTATTCGCCACCCTGACTGGCCATCAGATCGTGTGGTCAAGCAGGCGCAGTATGAGTTTGAATTCGCTGCACGACAGTTCATGCTGGAGACACTGCGCTTTGTCAAGGCTGTTCGGCCTCGGCACCTCTGGGGCTTCTACCTCTTCCCGGACTGTTACAACCATGATTATGTGCATAACCGGGACACCTATACAGGCCGCTGCCCTGACGTTGAGGTCTCCCGAAACGACCAGCTGGCCTGGCTGTGGGCAGAGAGCACAgccctcttcccctctgtctACCTGGACGAGACACTCAAGTCCTCCACCCACGGCCGCAACTTTGTCAGCTTCCGTGTTCAGGAGGCTCTTCGTGTGGCTCACACCCACCACCCCAACCATGCACTCCCGGTCTACGTCTTCACACGACCCACCTATAGCCGCAAGCTCACGGGGCTTAGTGAG ATGGATCTCATCTCCACCATTGGTGAGAGTGCAGCCCTGGGCGCGGCTGGTGTCATCCTCTGGGGCGACGCAGGCTATACCACCAGCACG GAGACCTGCCAGTACCTCAAGGATTACCTGACGAGGCTGCTGGTCCCCTACGTGGTCAACGTGTCCTGGGCTGCCCAGTACTGCAGCTGGGCCCAGTGCCATGGCCACGGGCGCTGTGTGCGTCGCGACCCCAGCACCAATACCTACCTGCACCTCAGTGCCAGCAGCTTCCGCTTGGTGCCTAACCACGTACCTG GCAAGGGCgtctcctcttctccctgctcCGAAGGGCAGTGGACTCCAGCCACACAGCCCTCTCCCCACCTGGGTCACAGTCCTCTACTGGGGTTTGGGATCTGA
- the RASSF1 gene encoding ras association domain-containing protein 1 isoform X2, whose amino-acid sequence MSTKPELIELRELEPVRRAGPGRTRLERANALRIAPGIARNPAGQLVAGRGHHFQPAGPATHTWCDLCGDFILGVVRKGLQCAHCKFTCHYRCRALICLDCCGPRDLGWESALERDTNVDEPVEWETPDLSQAETEQKIKEYNSQINSNLFMSLNKDGSYTGFIKVQLKLVRPVSVPSSKKPPSLQDAQRGPGRGTTVRRRTSFYLPKDAVKHLHVLSRTRAREVIEALLRKFLVVDDPRKFALFERAERHGQVYLRKLSDDEQPLRLRLLAGPSEKALSFVLKENDSGEWDAFSMPELHNFLRILQREEEEHLRQILQKYSYCRQKIQEALHACPLG is encoded by the exons ATGTCCACGAAACCTGAGCTCATTGAACTGAGAGAACTGGAACCCGTGCGGCGCGCGGGCCCGGGCCGCACCCGGCTGGAGCGCGCCAACGCGCTGCGCATCGCGCCGGGCATCGCGCGTAATCCTGCAGGGCAGCTGGTCGCGGGCCGCGGCCACCACTTCCAGCCCGCAGGGCCTGCCACGCACACGTGGTGCGACCTCTGCGGCGACTTCATCTTGGGCGTCGTGCGCAAGGGCCTGCAGTGCGCGC ATTGCAAGTTCACCTGCCACTACCGTTGCCGCGCGCTCATCTGCCTGGACTGCTGCGGGCCCCGGGACCTGGGCTGGGAATCTGCGCTGGAGCGGGACACCAATGTG GACGAGCCTGTGGAGTGGGAGACACCTGACCTTTCTCAGGCTGAGACTGAGCAGAAGATCAAGGAGTACAATAGCCAGATCAACAGCAACCTTTTCATGAGCCTG AACAAGGATGGCTCCTACACAGGCTTCATCAAGGTTCAACTGAAGCTGGTACGCCCTGTCTCGGTGCCCTCCAGCAAGAAGCCACCCTCCTTGCAGGATGCCCAGCGGGGCCCAGGACGCGGCACAACTGTGAGGCGCCGCACCTCCTTCTACCTGCCCAAGGATGCCGTCAAGCATCTGCATGTGTTGTCACGCACACGGGCACGCGAGGTCATTGAGGCCCTACTGCGCAAGTTCTTAGTGGTGGATGACCCCCGCAAGTTTGCACTCTTTGAGCGGGCTGAGCGCCATGGCCAAG TGTACCTCCGGAAGCTGTCAGATGATGAGCAACCCCTGCGGCTGCGGCTCCTTGCAGGGCCCAGCGAGAAGGCCCTCAGCTTTGTCCTCAAGGAGAATGACTCTGGGGAG TGGGATGCCTTTAGCATGCCTGAGCTACACAACTTCCTGCGCATCCTGCAGCGGGAGGAAGAGGAACACCTCCGCCAAATCCTGCAAAAGTACTCCTATTGCCGTCAGAAGATCCAGGAAGCCCTGCATGCCTGTCCCCTGGGGTGA
- the HYAL2 gene encoding hyaluronidase-2 isoform X3 yields the protein MWAGLGPAITLAVVLAAAWATQLKPTAPPIFTGRPFVVAWDVPTQDCGPRLKVPLDLKAFDVQASPNEGFVNQNITIFYHDRLGLYPRFSSVGRSVHGGVPQNGSLWAHLKMLQEHVEHYIRTQEPAGLAVIDWEAWRPVWVRNWQDKDIYRQSSRQLVAIRHPDWPSDRVVKQAQYEFEFAARQFMLETLRFVKAVRPRHLWGFYLFPDCYNHDYVHNRDTYTGRCPDVEVSRNDQLAWLWAESTALFPSVYLDETLKSSTHGRNFVSFRVQEALRVAHTHHPNHALPVYVFTRPTYSRKLTGLSEMDLISTIGESAALGAAGVILWGDAGYTTSTETCQYLKDYLTRLLVPYVVNVSWAAQYCSWAQCHGHGRCVRRDPSTNTYLHLSASSFRLVPNHVPERKRSTAGPERT from the exons ATGTGGGCAGGCCTGGGCCCTGCCATCACACTGGCTGTGGTGTTGGCGGCGGCATGGGCCACCCAGCTCAAGCCCACAGCACCTCCCATCTTTACAGGCCGGCCTTTTGTGGTAGCATGGGACGTGCCCACACAAGATTGTGGCCCTCGCCTCAAGGTGCCACTGGACCTGAAGGCCTTTGATGTGCAGGCCTCACCTAATGAGGGTTTTGTAAACCAGAACATCACCATTTTCTACCATGACCGGCTGGGCTTGTATCCCCGCTTCAGTTCAGTGGGGAGGTCAGTGCACGGTGGCGTGCCACAGAATGGCAGCCTCTGGGCACATCTGAAGATGCTGCAGGAACACGTGGAGCACTACATTCGTACACAGGAGCCTGCAGGCCTGGCAGTTATTGACTGGGAGGCCTGGCGGCCTGTGTGGGTGCGCAACTGGCAGGACAAGGATATATACCGCCAATCATCACGCCAGTTGGTGGCTATTCGCCACCCTGACTGGCCATCAGATCGTGTGGTCAAGCAGGCGCAGTATGAGTTTGAATTCGCTGCACGACAGTTCATGCTGGAGACACTGCGCTTTGTCAAGGCTGTTCGGCCTCGGCACCTCTGGGGCTTCTACCTCTTCCCGGACTGTTACAACCATGATTATGTGCATAACCGGGACACCTATACAGGCCGCTGCCCTGACGTTGAGGTCTCCCGAAACGACCAGCTGGCCTGGCTGTGGGCAGAGAGCACAgccctcttcccctctgtctACCTGGACGAGACACTCAAGTCCTCCACCCACGGCCGCAACTTTGTCAGCTTCCGTGTTCAGGAGGCTCTTCGTGTGGCTCACACCCACCACCCCAACCATGCACTCCCGGTCTACGTCTTCACACGACCCACCTATAGCCGCAAGCTCACGGGGCTTAGTGAG ATGGATCTCATCTCCACCATTGGTGAGAGTGCAGCCCTGGGCGCGGCTGGTGTCATCCTCTGGGGCGACGCAGGCTATACCACCAGCACG GAGACCTGCCAGTACCTCAAGGATTACCTGACGAGGCTGCTGGTCCCCTACGTGGTCAACGTGTCCTGGGCTGCCCAGTACTGCAGCTGGGCCCAGTGCCATGGCCACGGGCGCTGTGTGCGTCGCGACCCCAGCACCAATACCTACCTGCACCTCAGTGCCAGCAGCTTCCGCTTGGTGCCTAACCACGTACCTG agaggaagaggagcacAGCCGGGCCAGAGAGGACCTGA
- the RASSF1 gene encoding ras association domain-containing protein 1 isoform X4: protein MSLNKDGSYTGFIKVQLKLVRPVSVPSSKKPPSLQDAQRGPGRGTTVRRRTSFYLPKDAVKHLHVLSRTRAREVIEALLRKFLVVDDPRKFALFERAERHGQVYLRKLSDDEQPLRLRLLAGPSEKALSFVLKENDSGEVNWDAFSMPELHNFLRILQREEEEHLRQILQKYSYCRQKIQEALHACPLG from the exons ATGAGCCTG AACAAGGATGGCTCCTACACAGGCTTCATCAAGGTTCAACTGAAGCTGGTACGCCCTGTCTCGGTGCCCTCCAGCAAGAAGCCACCCTCCTTGCAGGATGCCCAGCGGGGCCCAGGACGCGGCACAACTGTGAGGCGCCGCACCTCCTTCTACCTGCCCAAGGATGCCGTCAAGCATCTGCATGTGTTGTCACGCACACGGGCACGCGAGGTCATTGAGGCCCTACTGCGCAAGTTCTTAGTGGTGGATGACCCCCGCAAGTTTGCACTCTTTGAGCGGGCTGAGCGCCATGGCCAAG TGTACCTCCGGAAGCTGTCAGATGATGAGCAACCCCTGCGGCTGCGGCTCCTTGCAGGGCCCAGCGAGAAGGCCCTCAGCTTTGTCCTCAAGGAGAATGACTCTGGGGAGGTAAAT TGGGATGCCTTTAGCATGCCTGAGCTACACAACTTCCTGCGCATCCTGCAGCGGGAGGAAGAGGAACACCTCCGCCAAATCCTGCAAAAGTACTCCTATTGCCGTCAGAAGATCCAGGAAGCCCTGCATGCCTGTCCCCTGGGGTGA